One genomic segment of Pseudorasbora parva isolate DD20220531a chromosome 6, ASM2467924v1, whole genome shotgun sequence includes these proteins:
- the LOC137078990 gene encoding leucine-rich repeat-containing G-protein coupled receptor 6, with protein MLVVLLILHAVLCAHSHGPPGAAVPAKQCPSVCQCEEDGILLLVDCSEQGLSGVPTDLSPLTSYLDLSMNNISEIQPNAFHNLHFLSELRLSGNHLRHIPGPVLQGLYNLKVLMLQNNQLERLPSEDPWELPNLLSLRLDANLIMEVPARTLLGMRSLRHLWLDDNALTEIPVSALNDLSSLQAMTLALNRITHIPDYAFRNLSNLVVLHLHNNMIRTLGQNCFEGLHSLETLELNFNDLQEFPVAIRTLAKLQELGFHNNNIKAIPERAFVGNPLLQTIHFYENPIQFVGRSAFQFLPKLHTLSLNGATEIREFPDLKGATSLQVLTLTRAGLTGLPYDLCHLLPKLRVLELSHNVIEELPSFYHCASLQEIGLQHNLIKQIEMNTFQQLGSLRSLDLSWNKINTIHPDAFSSLQSLIKLDLTGNRLSSLPLAGLTSLTHLKLKGNMALSRSFREEDFPNIRVIEMPYAYQCCVFGACNSYKAASQWEEQMGSEEEDLQKKALSLFPIHTDNNYDLDLEEFQLAIEESKLQTSIQCTPIPGPFKPCDNLFDSWVVRLGMWLISLVSLTGNSLLLLTVFASPSYLSPVKFIIGTISSANLLTGLCTGTLALVDARTFGEFALHGAQWEMGAGCQTTGFLSVLASEGSILFLTLAAVQCSVSVSCARAYGKSPSLGSVRVASVACLALSLAVAALPLIGVGEYGATPLCTPSPLPDGEPSTLGFMVALIMMNSLCFLVITGTYIKLYWDLIKGDFDSIWDCAMIKHVAWLIFTNCLLYCPVAFLTFSSLLGLFPVSEEVVKSVVLVLLPLPASINPLLYLIFNPHFREDARLLFSRAHHHHERNLDSFVSVDTEKSSYDSTQALVSFAAEADAVFESSSAPNPETGGRFSCPPSVPLIPCQMQMKPSTERENAGENLVRSTPELIAKEQEQFRSSGLETHNGTFFSRVYHSPILSAHS; from the exons GAGACTCTCGGGCAACCACCTGAGACACATCCCTGGCCCCGTGCTCCAAGGCCTCTACAACCTCAAAGTCCT GATGTTGCAGAATAACCAGCTAGAGAGATTGCCCAGTGAAGACCCATGGGAATTACCCAATTTGCTCTCTCT GCGTCTGGATGCCAACCTGATTATGGAGGTGCCAGCAAGGACCCTCTTGGGTATGCGGTCCCTGCGGCACTTGTGGCTTGATGACAATGCCCTGACAGAGATCCCAGTAAGCGCCCTCAATGACCTCTCTTCACTCCAGGCTATGACCCTTGCCCTGAACCGCATCACCCACATCCCAGACTATGCCTTCAGGAACCTCTCCAACCTGGTTGTCCT GCATCTTCATAACAACATGATCCGGACTCTCGGACAGAACTGCTTTGAGGGACTGCACAGCCTTGAGACTCT GGAATTGAACTTCAATGACCTTCAAGAGTTCCCCGTGGCCATTCGCACACTGGCCAAGCTTCAGGAACT GGGtttccacaacaacaacattaaggCCATTCCCGAGAGAGCGTTTGTGGGGAACCCACTTCTGCAGACCAT TCACTTCTACGAGAATCCCATTCAGTTTGTTGGCAGATCAGCATTTCAGTTCTTGCCAAAGCTGCACACACT CTCTTTGAACGGGGCCACTGAGATCCGAGAGTTTCCAGATTTGAAAGGAGCCACCAGCCTGCAAGTTCT TACGTTGACCCGAGCTGGACTGACCGGCCTGCCATACGATCTCTGCCACCTGCTGCCTAAATTAAGAGTGCT ggAGCTGTCTCACAATGTCATAGAAGAGCTGCCAAGTTTCTACCACTGTGCTTCGCTTCAAGAGAT AGGCCTGCAGCACAATCTGATCAAACAGATTGAGATGAACACATTCCAACAACTCGGCTCTCTACGCTCACT GGATCTAAGCTGGAACAAGATCAACACCATCCACCCTGATGCCTTTTCCTCTCTTCAGTCTCTCATTAAACT AGATCTCACTGGGAACCGATTGAGCAGTCTCCCGCTGGCTGGGCTAACAAGCCTTACTCATCTTAAACTGAAAGGCAACATGGCACTCTCACGTTCTTTCAGGGAGGAGGACTTTCCCAACATAAG GGTAATTGAGATGCCATATGCCTATCAGTGCTGTGTATTTGGAGCCTGTAACAGCTACAAAGCAGCCAGCCAGTGGGAAGAACAGATGGGCAGTGAAGAGGAAGATCTTCAGAAGAAAGCGCTGTCCCTGTTTCCCATTCACACTGATAACAACT ATGACCTTGACTTAGAGGAATTCCAGTTAGCTATTGAAGAGTCCAAACTACAAACCAGCATACAGTGTACCCCCATCCCAG GTCCATTTAAACCCTGTGATAACCTGTTTGACAGTTGGGTGGTACGGCTTGGCATGTGGCTCATCTCTTTGGTCTCGCTGACGGGAAACAGCCTTCTCCTCTTGACTGTCTTTGCATCCCCCAGCTATCTCTCCCCTGTTAAGTTCATCATCGGCACCATCAGCAGTGCCAACCTGCTTACGGGCCTGTGTACCGGCACCTTGGCATTGGTCGATGCCCGGACATTTGGAGAGTTCGCCCTTCACGGAGCTCAATGGGAAATGGGTGCAGGCTGCCAAACAACAGGCTTTCTTTCAGTACTAGCCTCGGAGGGCTCCATACTCTTCCTGACTTTGGCTGCAGTGCAGTGCAGCGTATCCGTGTCGTGTGCTCGCGCCTACGGAAAGTCGCCCTCCCTTGGAAGCGTGCGAGTCGCCTCTGTGGCATGCTTGGCGCTTTCGTTGGCAGTCGCCGCTTTGCCGCTAATTGGGGTCGGGGAGTACGGGGCAACTCCACTTTGCACGCCGTCACCTCTGCCTGATGGCGAACCTTCCACGTTGGGTTTTATGGTCGCTCTGATAATGATGAACTCCCTGTGTTTCCTGGTGATCACCGGAACTTACATCAAACTGTACTGGGACCTGATAAAGGGTGACTTCGACAGCATTTGGGATTGTGCCATGATCAAGCACGTGGCCTGGCTCATCTTCACCAACTGCTTGCTCTACTGCCCCGTAGCCTTCCTCACCTTCTCCTCCCTTCTGGGACTCTTTCCTGTGAGTGAGGAGGTTGTCAAATCAGTCGTCCTGGTACTTCTGCCTCTTCCTGCAAGCATCAACCCCTTACTCTACCTCATCTTCAATCCACACTTCCGTGAAGATGCACGTCTTCTTTTTAGCAGAGCTCACCACCATCATGAACGCAACCTCGATTCCTTCGTCTCGGTTGACACTGAGAAAAGCTCATATGACTCCACTCAAGCCCTGGTGTCCTTTGCTGCTGAAGCGGATGCAGTGTTCGAGAGTTCATCAGCACCAAACCCAGAGACAGGCGGACGGTTTTCTTGCCCACCCTCTGTGCCTCTCATCCCATGCCAGATGCAGATGAAACCCTCAACAGAGAGGGAGAACGCTGGAGAGAACCTGGTCAGGTCAACACCAGAACTCATTGCCAAAGAGCAGGAGCAGTTTAGGAGCAGTGGACTGGAAACTCATAATGGCACCTTCTTTTCTAGAGTCTACCACTCCCCGATTCTCTCAGCTCATTCTTAA